Proteins from one Triticum aestivum cultivar Chinese Spring chromosome 7A, IWGSC CS RefSeq v2.1, whole genome shotgun sequence genomic window:
- the LOC123147905 gene encoding protein GFS12 isoform X1 yields the protein MARSPGTGAMCPDCLERRIRSDLAGSGLSFVHGVSDSPLPFASSAVVQMASDGPDQCIGSQKTCGYFVLVVLNGGKTYVDTKKCENNPLEQSLIFKDDNHCAVQADSSPGIEHIGDLQSSSSSNNQQLIVNIITKLTPVYYLGRVSTTEIRDLMASYMNLSIEQDVIDSLNLLCENTISGPAGLGFLSFVGFSAFDDIHPSGLVRHPNILPVLGVVESSDCCYMFQPKAPYTLENIMHYSQEALCSDWHIRFFIYQIMSALSYLHDFGVHHGNLKPSTILMSDSLWPYLSISDISHVKQNWGFGGPEGSTPNSCCAEEDCSSRSIFASFNLPSSLDWSSHFKRWWTGELSNYEYLLVLNKLAGRRWGDPAFHPVMPWVIDFTVRPDENSDIGWRDLTKSKWRLAKGDEQLDFTYSSSDVPYHVSDECLSELAVCSYKARRLSKSILRSAVRSVYEPNEYPSSMQRLYQWTPDECIPEFYSDPWIFVSLHSEMSNLALPSWVTSSEEFICLHRDALESDRVSQQLHHWIDITFGYKLAGEASVEAKNVMLPPSDPSRPKSIGRRQLFTKPHPKRLISTPHSAYHNKVESCARCQGKGSNSTTDLLLNDCNSPNMFSQVDYLEEFEQATLFMELQHHLNPIYSYSNTAASCCSSVKYPKSQFSDQEVLQPDSVLSVVPDFDFGSYLECFESDDSSFIGYQELLRWKQRSCSVIEHHANDIFSIGCMLAEIYLHRPLFDASLLAAYKETGMLPGALHELPVHVRLLVESCIQRQWKRRPCSKHLLESPYFPPSVRSAYMFLAPLQLLCTSGDHLKYVTKLASAGTLKAMGEFAAEVCAPYCLPFVSSSGLDVDTESCLRLLKEFLKCLSVQAAKKHILPIIQKILQAPEYSHLKVSLLQDSFVRELWKKLGKRTYIEKVHPLVIANLHNSPNKITASSASIVLIGSSEELGIPITVHQTVLPLIHSFGKGLCDDGIETLVRIGGLLGESFIVKQILPLLRNVILFCIDSSKVTKPEPQQSWNSFALIDGLSALEGLVSVLPVKAVLRELLQDQVCLHIKILMLIHLDLDVIQVAATAFVDLCLRIGPDNTVIHVLPHLKELFAELAFFQDSSAVSLPTKGLKISERNKSETIKMESRVDLVCCRLLLYPFLASLVGIEKIREYCSTWFLLEQSLQRLYNWKFEPSSKCSISGENMKTQRFQPGNDTSSEVVPTDLFNGAGSSVSQSQIPKTGWMAASKHRFRLEHGSSSDNLSASTSGNQPWFWFPSPDSSWGVPDLLGRSSGLKDELPWKIEASVLYSARAHPGALRSLEVHDDECTIFTGGVGPGFKGSIQRWELANMNCTSGYYGHEEVVNSICILSITGKVASCDGTIHIWNGQTGKLIAAHTESSTSFPPQTASVEQANMLNQDALSGGILSNAFRGSLYTTMHYMASEDKLVAGMGNGSIRFIDISRDQKLHLWKSDSAEISFSSLVSAICSSGSDKPRNGSLLASSSWIAAGLSSGYCRLLDERSGKIIAVWRAHDGHITKLASPEDHLIASSSLDKTLRIWDLRRNLSVQSNIFRSHSDGIFDFSVWGQDLVSVSRNKIALTSLSRPTSEIGHQQLVLQNLYSTDRGVKYKNMSVLSAISVLPLSRLFVVGTEDGFLKICH from the exons ATGGCTCGCTCGCCGGGGACGGGGGCGATGTGCCCCGATTGCCTGGAGCGGCGCATCCGATCCGACCTCGCTGGTTCCGGACTCTCCTTCGTCCACGGCGTCTCCGACTCCCCGCTCCCCTTTGCCTCCTCCGCTGTCGTCCAG ATGGCATCTGATGGACCCGACCAATGTATTGGGAG CCAGAAGACCTGTGGTTATTTTGTGTTGGTGGTACTAAATGGTGGTAAGACATATGTGGATACAAAAAAATG TGAAAACAACCCATTGGAGCAATCACTCATATTTAAAGATGATAATCATTGTGCTGTGCAAGCAGATTCCTCTCCTGGTATTGAACATATTGGAGATCTTCAAAGTTCTTCTAGCTCGAATAATCAGCAACTAATTGTAAACATAATCACCAAGTTAACTCCTGTTTACTATCTGGGCAGAGTCTCCACTACAGAAATTAGAGATCTTATGGCAAGTTATATGAATTTATCCATTGAACAGGATGTGATTGATTCACTAAATCTGTTGTGTGAAAACACCATCAGTGGACCAGCTGGTTTAGGTTTTCTCAGTTTTGTTGGATTTTCAGCATTTGATGATATACATCCTTCTGGGCTTGTGAGACACCCCAACATCTTACCTGTGTTAGGTGTTGTAGAATCATCTGATTGTTGCTACATGTTTCAACCAAAGGCTCCATACACTTTGGAGAacatcatgcactacagccaagaGGCATTGTGCTCAGATTGGCACATCAGATTTTTCATCTACCAAATAATGTCTGCATTGTCATATCTTCATGATTTTGGAGTTCATCACGGCAATCTGAAACCATCAACCATCTTGATGTCAGATTCTCTATGGCCTTATCTCAGCATAAGTGATATATCTCATGTTAAACAGAACTGGGGTTTTGGGGGACCTGAAGGTTCAACACCTAATTCATGCTGTGCTGAGGAGGATTGTTCTTCAAGATCAATTTTTGCTAGTTTCAATCTTCCATCATCCTTAGATTGGTCTTCTCACTTCAAACGATGGTGGACGGGTGAGTTGAGCAATTATGAGTACCTTCTTGTCTTGAACAAGTTAGCTGGTAGGAGATGGGGTGATCCAGCTTTTCATCCGGTGATGCCTTGGGTAATAGATTTCACAGTGAGGCCTGACGAAAATTCTGACATTGGCTGGAGAGACCTCACCAAAAGTAAATGGCGGTTGGCAAAGGGCGATGAACAATTGGATTTTACTTACTCATCATCTGATGTTCCATATCATGTTTCTGATGAGTGTCTCTCAGAGCTAGCAGTTTGCAGTTACAAAGCAAGAAGGCTATCAAAGTCCATCTTGAGGTCAGCTGTCCGCTCTGTCTACGAGCCCAACGAATACCCATCTAGTATGCAAAGGCTTTATCAATGGACTCCAGATGAATGCATCCCAGAGTTCTATAGCGATCCTTGGATTTTTGTCTCTCTTCATTCTGAAATGAGTAATTTGGCTTTGCCTTCCTGGGTGACCTCTTCGGAGGAATTCATTTGTCTTCACAGGGATGCCTTGGAGAGTGACCGAGTCTCACAACAACTGCATCATTGGATTGATATAACCTTTGGCTATAAACTTGCTGGAGAGGCATCTGTTGAAGCTAAGAATGTCATGTTGCCTCCCAGTGATCCATCAAGGCCTAAATCAATTGGGCGACGGCAACTTTTTACAAAGCCACATCCTAAGCGTCTTATTAGCACACCTCACTCAGCCTACCACAATAAAGTGGAATCTTGTGCAAGATGCCAAGGAAAAGGAAGTAACTCAACTACTGATCTATTGTTAAATGACTGTAATTCCCCAAATATGTTTTCACAAGTTGACTATTTGGAAGAGTTTGAACAAGCAACATTATTTATGGAGCTTCAACACCATTTGAATCCAATATACAGTTACTCTAACACTGCTGCTTCTTGTTGTTCATCAGTCAAATATCCCAAGAGCCAATTTTCAGATCAGGAGGTATTGCAACCTGATAGTGTATTATCGGTGGTGCCTGATTTTGATTTTGGCTCCTATCTTGAATGCTTTGAGTCTGATGATAGTTCTTTTATTGGTTATCAAGAGCTGTTGCGCTGGAAGCAAAGGTCTTGTTCTGTTATTGAGCATCATGCAAATGATATATTTTCAATAGGGTGCATGTTAGCAGAAATCTATCTGCACAGACCACTTTTTGATGCTTCCTTGCTAGCTGCATATAAAGAAACTGGTATGCTGCCAGGAGCACTCCATGAATTGCCTGTTCATGTCCGTTTGCTTGTTGAGTCATGCATCCAAAGGCAATGGAAAAG GAGGCCGTGTTCAAAGCATCTTCTGGAGTCACCATATTTTCCTCCATCAGTTCGATCCGCATATATGTTTCTTGCTCCACTTCAACTTCTGTGTACATCTGGAGACCACCTgaagtatgttactaagcttgcaAGTGCAGGGACACTTAAAGCCATGGGAGAATTTGCTGCTGAAGTGTGTGCACCTTACTGCCTACCTTTTGTTTCATCATCTGGGTTGGATGTTGACACCGAGTCTTGCTTGCGTCTGCTTAAAGAGTTTTTGAAGTGCTTGAGTGTCCAAGCAGCTAAGAAACATATTCTGCCCATCATTCAGAAAATCTTACAG GCACCAGAATATTCCCATCTGAAGGTTTCTCTCCTTCAAGATTCTTTTGTCCGAGAGTTATGGAAAAAATTGGGAAAACGAACCTATATTGAGAAGGTGCATCCGTTGGTCATAGCAAACTTACACAATTCACCTAACAAGATCACTGCATCTTCTGCATCCATTGTTTTAATTGGTTCAAGTGAGGAACTAGGAATACCAATCACTGTTCATCAG ACAGTTTTACCACTAATCCACTCTTTCGGCAAAGGTTTATGTGATGATGGAATTGAAACTTTGGTCAGGATAG GTGGACTTCTTGGGGAAAGTTTTATTGTCAAGCAAATTCTCCCCTTGCTGAGGAATGTTATACTTTTTTGTATCGACTCCTCCAAGGTGACTAAGCCAGAACCACAGCAGAGTTGGAACTCTTTTGCTCTGATTGATGGCTTATCTGCGTTGGAAGGCCTTGTATCAGTTCTTCCTGTTAAGGCAGTTCTCAGGGAGCTTCTCCAG GACCAAGTCTGTCTTCATATAAAGATTCTTATGCTGATCCATTTGGACCTTGATGTGATTCAG GTGGCAGCTACTGCATTTGTTGACCTTTGTCTACGAATTGGACCAGATAATACCGTCATACATGTTTTGCCACATCTAAAAGAGCTTTTTGCTGAATTGGCCTTTTTTCAAGACTCTTCTGCTGTTAGCCTTCCTACAAAAGGGTTAAAAATCTCAGAAAGAAACAAAAGTGAGACGATTAAAATGGAATCTAGAGTTGATCTCGT CTGTTGTAGGTTGTTGCTATATCCTTTCTTGGCATCACTTGTTGGAATAGAGAAGATCCGTGAATACTGCTCTACATGGTTTCTATTGGAGCAGTCTCTTCAAAGGTTGTACAATTGGAAG TTTGAGCCTTCCAGTAAATGTTCTATAAGTGGTGAAAACATGAAAACTCAAAGGTTTCAGCCTGGCAATGACACCTCGTCTGAGGTTGTTCCAACAGACCTTTTTAATGGGGCAGGGTCGTCTGTGTCTCAATCTCAAATCCCTAAAACTGGTTGGATGGCAGCTTCCAAGCACAGATTTAGGCTCGAGCATGGGTCATCTAGTGACAATTTGTCTGCATCAACTTCTGGAAATCAGCCGTGGTTTTGGTTCCCTTCTCCTGACAGTAGTTGGGGCGTACCAGATCTTCTTGGACGCAGTAGCGGTTTGAAGGATGAACTTCCATGGAAGATCGAAGCTTCAGTCCTTTACTCAGCCCGTGCACACCCTGGGGCTCTGCGGTCATTAGAAGTCCATGATGATGAGTGCACGATTTTTACTGGGGGAGTTGGACCTGGTTTTAAAGGAAGTATACAGCGTTGGGAGTTGGCCAACATGAATTGCACATCTGGATATTACGGGCATGAAGAG GTTGTCAATTCCATCTGTATCCTGTCAATTACTGGAAAAGTAGCTTCTTGTGATGGCACGATTCATATTTGGAATGGGCAGACAGGAAAGCTCATAGCAGCTCATACCGAGTCATCAACAAGCTTTCCGCCGCAAACTGCATCTGTTGAACAGGCAAACATGCTTAATCAGGACGCGCTCTCAGGTGGAATATTGTCGAATGCATTTCGTGGTAGCTTGTATACGACCATGCATTACATGGCATCTGAAGATAAACTTGTTGCTGGCATGGGAAATGGATCTATCAG ATTTATTGATATCTCTCGGGATCAGAAGCTGCATTTATGGAAGAGCGATTCGGCTGAAATCTCCTTCTCATCACTCGTGTCAGCTATTTGCTCGTCTGGCTCAGACAAGCCGAGGAATGGAAGCCTATTGGCTTCATCATCCTGGATTGCAGCAGGTCTAAGCTCTGGTTATTGTCGATTACTTGACGAGCGTAGTGGAAAAATCATTGCAGTTTGGCGAGCACATGATGGTCACATTACGAAG TTGGCATCACCAGAGGACCACTTGATTGCATCTAGCTCCCTTGACAAGACTCTTCGAATTTGGGATCTAAGAAG GAACCTATCAGTCCAGTCAAACATTTTCAGAAGCCATTCAGATGGCATCTTTGACTTCTCTGTTTGGGGTCAAGACCTGGTATCAGTGTCAAGAAACAAAATTGCACTTACTTCCCTATCGAGACCAACAAGTGAG ATCGGACATCAGCAGCTCGTACTTCAGAACTTATATTCGACTGACAGAGGAGTAAAATATAAAAACATGTCTGTTCTTTCGGCTATTTCTGTGCTTCCTTTGTCAAGATTGTTTGTCGTTGGAACAGAAGATGGTTTTCTCAAAATCTGCCACTAG
- the LOC123147905 gene encoding protein GFS12 isoform X2, with translation MARSPGTGAMCPDCLERRIRSDLAGSGLSFVHGVSDSPLPFASSAVVQMASDGPDQCIGSQKTCGYFVLVVLNGGKTYVDTKKCENNPLEQSLIFKDDNHCAVQADSSPGIEHIGDLQSSSSSNNQQLIVNIITKLTPVYYLGRVSTTEIRDLMASYMNLSIEQDVIDSLNLLCENTISGPAGLGFLSFVGFSAFDDIHPSGLVRHPNILPVLGVVESSDCCYMFQPKAPYTLENIMHYSQEALCSDWHIRFFIYQIMSALSYLHDFGVHHGNLKPSTILMSDSLWPYLSISDISHVKQNWGFGGPEGSTPNSCCAEEDCSSRSIFASFNLPSSLDWSSHFKRWWTGELSNYEYLLVLNKLAGRRWGDPAFHPVMPWVIDFTVRPDENSDIGWRDLTKSKWRLAKGDEQLDFTYSSSDVPYHVSDECLSELAVCSYKARRLSKSILRSAVRSVYEPNEYPSSMQRLYQWTPDECIPEFYSDPWIFVSLHSEMSNLALPSWVTSSEEFICLHRDALESDRVSQQLHHWIDITFGYKLAGEASVEAKNVMLPPSDPSRPKSIGRRQLFTKPHPKRLISTPHSAYHNKVESCARCQGKGSNSTTDLLLNDCNSPNMFSQVDYLEEFEQATLFMELQHHLNPIYSYSNTAASCCSSVKYPKSQFSDQEVLQPDSVLSVVPDFDFGSYLECFESDDSSFIGYQELLRWKQRSCSVIEHHANDIFSIGCMLAEIYLHRPLFDASLLAAYKETGMLPGALHELPVHVRLLVESCIQRQWKRRPCSKHLLESPYFPPSVRSAYMFLAPLQLLCTSGDHLKYVTKLASAGTLKAMGEFAAEVCAPYCLPFVSSSGLDVDTESCLRLLKEFLKCLSVQAAKKHILPIIQKILQAPEYSHLKVSLLQDSFVRELWKKLGKRTYIEKVHPLVIANLHNSPNKITASSASIVLIGSSEELGIPITVHQTVLPLIHSFGKGLCDDGIETLVRIGGLLGESFIVKQILPLLRNVILFCIDSSKVTKPEPQQSWNSFALIDGLSALEGLVSVLPVKAVLRELLQDQVCLHIKILMLIHLDLDVIQVAATAFVDLCLRIGPDNTVIHVLPHLKELFAELAFFQDSSAVSLPTKGLKISERNKSETIKMESRVDLVLLLYPFLASLVGIEKIREYCSTWFLLEQSLQRLYNWKFEPSSKCSISGENMKTQRFQPGNDTSSEVVPTDLFNGAGSSVSQSQIPKTGWMAASKHRFRLEHGSSSDNLSASTSGNQPWFWFPSPDSSWGVPDLLGRSSGLKDELPWKIEASVLYSARAHPGALRSLEVHDDECTIFTGGVGPGFKGSIQRWELANMNCTSGYYGHEEVVNSICILSITGKVASCDGTIHIWNGQTGKLIAAHTESSTSFPPQTASVEQANMLNQDALSGGILSNAFRGSLYTTMHYMASEDKLVAGMGNGSIRFIDISRDQKLHLWKSDSAEISFSSLVSAICSSGSDKPRNGSLLASSSWIAAGLSSGYCRLLDERSGKIIAVWRAHDGHITKLASPEDHLIASSSLDKTLRIWDLRRNLSVQSNIFRSHSDGIFDFSVWGQDLVSVSRNKIALTSLSRPTSEIGHQQLVLQNLYSTDRGVKYKNMSVLSAISVLPLSRLFVVGTEDGFLKICH, from the exons ATGGCTCGCTCGCCGGGGACGGGGGCGATGTGCCCCGATTGCCTGGAGCGGCGCATCCGATCCGACCTCGCTGGTTCCGGACTCTCCTTCGTCCACGGCGTCTCCGACTCCCCGCTCCCCTTTGCCTCCTCCGCTGTCGTCCAG ATGGCATCTGATGGACCCGACCAATGTATTGGGAG CCAGAAGACCTGTGGTTATTTTGTGTTGGTGGTACTAAATGGTGGTAAGACATATGTGGATACAAAAAAATG TGAAAACAACCCATTGGAGCAATCACTCATATTTAAAGATGATAATCATTGTGCTGTGCAAGCAGATTCCTCTCCTGGTATTGAACATATTGGAGATCTTCAAAGTTCTTCTAGCTCGAATAATCAGCAACTAATTGTAAACATAATCACCAAGTTAACTCCTGTTTACTATCTGGGCAGAGTCTCCACTACAGAAATTAGAGATCTTATGGCAAGTTATATGAATTTATCCATTGAACAGGATGTGATTGATTCACTAAATCTGTTGTGTGAAAACACCATCAGTGGACCAGCTGGTTTAGGTTTTCTCAGTTTTGTTGGATTTTCAGCATTTGATGATATACATCCTTCTGGGCTTGTGAGACACCCCAACATCTTACCTGTGTTAGGTGTTGTAGAATCATCTGATTGTTGCTACATGTTTCAACCAAAGGCTCCATACACTTTGGAGAacatcatgcactacagccaagaGGCATTGTGCTCAGATTGGCACATCAGATTTTTCATCTACCAAATAATGTCTGCATTGTCATATCTTCATGATTTTGGAGTTCATCACGGCAATCTGAAACCATCAACCATCTTGATGTCAGATTCTCTATGGCCTTATCTCAGCATAAGTGATATATCTCATGTTAAACAGAACTGGGGTTTTGGGGGACCTGAAGGTTCAACACCTAATTCATGCTGTGCTGAGGAGGATTGTTCTTCAAGATCAATTTTTGCTAGTTTCAATCTTCCATCATCCTTAGATTGGTCTTCTCACTTCAAACGATGGTGGACGGGTGAGTTGAGCAATTATGAGTACCTTCTTGTCTTGAACAAGTTAGCTGGTAGGAGATGGGGTGATCCAGCTTTTCATCCGGTGATGCCTTGGGTAATAGATTTCACAGTGAGGCCTGACGAAAATTCTGACATTGGCTGGAGAGACCTCACCAAAAGTAAATGGCGGTTGGCAAAGGGCGATGAACAATTGGATTTTACTTACTCATCATCTGATGTTCCATATCATGTTTCTGATGAGTGTCTCTCAGAGCTAGCAGTTTGCAGTTACAAAGCAAGAAGGCTATCAAAGTCCATCTTGAGGTCAGCTGTCCGCTCTGTCTACGAGCCCAACGAATACCCATCTAGTATGCAAAGGCTTTATCAATGGACTCCAGATGAATGCATCCCAGAGTTCTATAGCGATCCTTGGATTTTTGTCTCTCTTCATTCTGAAATGAGTAATTTGGCTTTGCCTTCCTGGGTGACCTCTTCGGAGGAATTCATTTGTCTTCACAGGGATGCCTTGGAGAGTGACCGAGTCTCACAACAACTGCATCATTGGATTGATATAACCTTTGGCTATAAACTTGCTGGAGAGGCATCTGTTGAAGCTAAGAATGTCATGTTGCCTCCCAGTGATCCATCAAGGCCTAAATCAATTGGGCGACGGCAACTTTTTACAAAGCCACATCCTAAGCGTCTTATTAGCACACCTCACTCAGCCTACCACAATAAAGTGGAATCTTGTGCAAGATGCCAAGGAAAAGGAAGTAACTCAACTACTGATCTATTGTTAAATGACTGTAATTCCCCAAATATGTTTTCACAAGTTGACTATTTGGAAGAGTTTGAACAAGCAACATTATTTATGGAGCTTCAACACCATTTGAATCCAATATACAGTTACTCTAACACTGCTGCTTCTTGTTGTTCATCAGTCAAATATCCCAAGAGCCAATTTTCAGATCAGGAGGTATTGCAACCTGATAGTGTATTATCGGTGGTGCCTGATTTTGATTTTGGCTCCTATCTTGAATGCTTTGAGTCTGATGATAGTTCTTTTATTGGTTATCAAGAGCTGTTGCGCTGGAAGCAAAGGTCTTGTTCTGTTATTGAGCATCATGCAAATGATATATTTTCAATAGGGTGCATGTTAGCAGAAATCTATCTGCACAGACCACTTTTTGATGCTTCCTTGCTAGCTGCATATAAAGAAACTGGTATGCTGCCAGGAGCACTCCATGAATTGCCTGTTCATGTCCGTTTGCTTGTTGAGTCATGCATCCAAAGGCAATGGAAAAG GAGGCCGTGTTCAAAGCATCTTCTGGAGTCACCATATTTTCCTCCATCAGTTCGATCCGCATATATGTTTCTTGCTCCACTTCAACTTCTGTGTACATCTGGAGACCACCTgaagtatgttactaagcttgcaAGTGCAGGGACACTTAAAGCCATGGGAGAATTTGCTGCTGAAGTGTGTGCACCTTACTGCCTACCTTTTGTTTCATCATCTGGGTTGGATGTTGACACCGAGTCTTGCTTGCGTCTGCTTAAAGAGTTTTTGAAGTGCTTGAGTGTCCAAGCAGCTAAGAAACATATTCTGCCCATCATTCAGAAAATCTTACAG GCACCAGAATATTCCCATCTGAAGGTTTCTCTCCTTCAAGATTCTTTTGTCCGAGAGTTATGGAAAAAATTGGGAAAACGAACCTATATTGAGAAGGTGCATCCGTTGGTCATAGCAAACTTACACAATTCACCTAACAAGATCACTGCATCTTCTGCATCCATTGTTTTAATTGGTTCAAGTGAGGAACTAGGAATACCAATCACTGTTCATCAG ACAGTTTTACCACTAATCCACTCTTTCGGCAAAGGTTTATGTGATGATGGAATTGAAACTTTGGTCAGGATAG GTGGACTTCTTGGGGAAAGTTTTATTGTCAAGCAAATTCTCCCCTTGCTGAGGAATGTTATACTTTTTTGTATCGACTCCTCCAAGGTGACTAAGCCAGAACCACAGCAGAGTTGGAACTCTTTTGCTCTGATTGATGGCTTATCTGCGTTGGAAGGCCTTGTATCAGTTCTTCCTGTTAAGGCAGTTCTCAGGGAGCTTCTCCAG GACCAAGTCTGTCTTCATATAAAGATTCTTATGCTGATCCATTTGGACCTTGATGTGATTCAG GTGGCAGCTACTGCATTTGTTGACCTTTGTCTACGAATTGGACCAGATAATACCGTCATACATGTTTTGCCACATCTAAAAGAGCTTTTTGCTGAATTGGCCTTTTTTCAAGACTCTTCTGCTGTTAGCCTTCCTACAAAAGGGTTAAAAATCTCAGAAAGAAACAAAAGTGAGACGATTAAAATGGAATCTAGAGTTGATCTCGT GTTGTTGCTATATCCTTTCTTGGCATCACTTGTTGGAATAGAGAAGATCCGTGAATACTGCTCTACATGGTTTCTATTGGAGCAGTCTCTTCAAAGGTTGTACAATTGGAAG TTTGAGCCTTCCAGTAAATGTTCTATAAGTGGTGAAAACATGAAAACTCAAAGGTTTCAGCCTGGCAATGACACCTCGTCTGAGGTTGTTCCAACAGACCTTTTTAATGGGGCAGGGTCGTCTGTGTCTCAATCTCAAATCCCTAAAACTGGTTGGATGGCAGCTTCCAAGCACAGATTTAGGCTCGAGCATGGGTCATCTAGTGACAATTTGTCTGCATCAACTTCTGGAAATCAGCCGTGGTTTTGGTTCCCTTCTCCTGACAGTAGTTGGGGCGTACCAGATCTTCTTGGACGCAGTAGCGGTTTGAAGGATGAACTTCCATGGAAGATCGAAGCTTCAGTCCTTTACTCAGCCCGTGCACACCCTGGGGCTCTGCGGTCATTAGAAGTCCATGATGATGAGTGCACGATTTTTACTGGGGGAGTTGGACCTGGTTTTAAAGGAAGTATACAGCGTTGGGAGTTGGCCAACATGAATTGCACATCTGGATATTACGGGCATGAAGAG GTTGTCAATTCCATCTGTATCCTGTCAATTACTGGAAAAGTAGCTTCTTGTGATGGCACGATTCATATTTGGAATGGGCAGACAGGAAAGCTCATAGCAGCTCATACCGAGTCATCAACAAGCTTTCCGCCGCAAACTGCATCTGTTGAACAGGCAAACATGCTTAATCAGGACGCGCTCTCAGGTGGAATATTGTCGAATGCATTTCGTGGTAGCTTGTATACGACCATGCATTACATGGCATCTGAAGATAAACTTGTTGCTGGCATGGGAAATGGATCTATCAG ATTTATTGATATCTCTCGGGATCAGAAGCTGCATTTATGGAAGAGCGATTCGGCTGAAATCTCCTTCTCATCACTCGTGTCAGCTATTTGCTCGTCTGGCTCAGACAAGCCGAGGAATGGAAGCCTATTGGCTTCATCATCCTGGATTGCAGCAGGTCTAAGCTCTGGTTATTGTCGATTACTTGACGAGCGTAGTGGAAAAATCATTGCAGTTTGGCGAGCACATGATGGTCACATTACGAAG TTGGCATCACCAGAGGACCACTTGATTGCATCTAGCTCCCTTGACAAGACTCTTCGAATTTGGGATCTAAGAAG GAACCTATCAGTCCAGTCAAACATTTTCAGAAGCCATTCAGATGGCATCTTTGACTTCTCTGTTTGGGGTCAAGACCTGGTATCAGTGTCAAGAAACAAAATTGCACTTACTTCCCTATCGAGACCAACAAGTGAG ATCGGACATCAGCAGCTCGTACTTCAGAACTTATATTCGACTGACAGAGGAGTAAAATATAAAAACATGTCTGTTCTTTCGGCTATTTCTGTGCTTCCTTTGTCAAGATTGTTTGTCGTTGGAACAGAAGATGGTTTTCTCAAAATCTGCCACTAG